In one Paenibacillus sp. JQZ6Y-1 genomic region, the following are encoded:
- a CDS encoding ABC transporter ATP-binding protein, protein MLLEMQGITKKYGEFTANRDIHFDVRKGEVHALVGENGAGKTTLMRMLYGMEQPTSGRILVNGKEVHFHDPSQAIRQGIGMVHQHFMLFPSFTLAENIVIGGEPKKGAFFDRQAAADKVKQLGEQYGMPIDPWKKAGDCPLGVQQRTEILKVLYQGADVIILDEPTGVLTPGEVKELLTSIKRLAAQGKSFILITHKLHEVMEAADRITVLRDGVITGQMDASTTDEEQISRLMVGRELVQMSRAGRQPGEVVLHAQELHVSGGKGSKPLLDHVSLTVRRGEIVGIAGISGNGQSELLQVIAGLQQPDSGTIELNGSDVTGASVRRIREQGMAHIPEDRYLWGASREATVLDNGLMGHQQHYRKKGLIDRKSLRQVMDGWVKRFAIKTGSLDTQAQFLSGGNLQKLIAAREFAQNKPFLIAAEPTRGVDVGAMELIHGELLSRCQAGDGILLVSSELTEILKLSDRILVMYEGKIAGELSAEQATEEQISLLMAGGKRQS, encoded by the coding sequence ATGTTGCTGGAAATGCAGGGAATCACCAAAAAGTACGGCGAATTTACCGCCAATCGCGATATTCATTTTGATGTGCGTAAGGGTGAGGTTCATGCGCTCGTCGGCGAGAATGGCGCAGGCAAAACGACGTTGATGCGTATGCTGTATGGCATGGAGCAGCCCACATCTGGACGCATTCTAGTAAATGGTAAAGAAGTTCATTTTCATGATCCATCCCAAGCGATTCGGCAAGGGATTGGCATGGTGCATCAGCATTTTATGCTATTCCCAAGCTTTACGCTGGCAGAAAATATCGTCATCGGTGGTGAGCCGAAAAAAGGTGCGTTTTTTGATCGTCAGGCGGCTGCGGATAAGGTCAAGCAGCTGGGCGAGCAGTACGGTATGCCGATTGATCCGTGGAAAAAGGCGGGGGATTGTCCGCTTGGTGTACAGCAGCGAACCGAAATTTTGAAGGTGCTGTATCAGGGAGCGGATGTGATCATTCTGGATGAGCCGACTGGCGTACTGACACCGGGCGAGGTGAAGGAGCTGCTGACATCGATCAAGCGGCTGGCGGCACAGGGCAAAAGCTTTATCCTGATTACGCATAAGCTGCATGAGGTGATGGAGGCGGCAGATCGCATTACTGTGCTGCGCGATGGCGTGATTACGGGGCAGATGGATGCGAGCACGACCGATGAGGAGCAAATTTCACGTCTGATGGTTGGACGTGAGCTGGTGCAGATGAGTCGCGCTGGACGACAACCGGGTGAAGTGGTGCTGCATGCACAAGAATTGCATGTATCTGGCGGTAAGGGCAGTAAGCCACTGCTGGATCATGTATCGCTTACTGTACGCCGTGGCGAGATTGTCGGTATCGCTGGGATTTCGGGCAATGGGCAATCGGAGCTGTTGCAGGTGATTGCGGGATTGCAGCAGCCAGATAGCGGTACGATTGAGTTGAATGGAAGCGATGTAACGGGTGCGTCTGTACGACGTATTCGTGAGCAGGGCATGGCGCATATCCCTGAAGATCGTTATCTGTGGGGCGCTTCACGGGAAGCAACTGTGCTGGACAATGGTTTAATGGGACACCAGCAGCACTATCGTAAAAAAGGGCTGATTGACCGAAAGTCGCTACGTCAGGTGATGGACGGCTGGGTGAAGCGTTTTGCGATCAAAACGGGTTCGTTGGATACACAGGCGCAATTTCTATCCGGTGGTAATTTGCAAAAGCTGATCGCAGCGCGTGAATTTGCGCAAAACAAACCGTTTCTGATTGCGGCTGAACCGACGCGCGGTGTGGATGTAGGCGCGATGGAGCTGATTCATGGCGAGCTGTTGTCACGCTGTCAGGCAGGTGACGGTATTTTACTCGTATCATCCGAATTGACTGAAATATTGAAGCTGTCTGACCGCATTCTAGTTATGTACGAAGGCAAAATTGCAGGTGAATTATCGGCAGAGCAAGCGACCGAGGAGCAGATCAGTCTGCTGATGGCAGGAGGGAAAAGGCAATCATGA
- a CDS encoding ABC transporter permease — protein MNTLKRTLLGLLQPVIAVVIGLLAGAVAIMLIGDSVIDTYREMWNGAFGSFYFLTNTLTRATPIILTGLGVALAFRAGFFNMGATGQMVLGGLAAAITGLYMPGPSWLVMIVSLLVGMVVGGLWSLFAGYMDARFGVNLLISTLLLNYIASLFAGYMVSFPLKDRTGSAAMSQTPMLPADVWLPKLFSGMSLHAGFILAVLAAVAIYIFIHHSVSGYEIRMLGNNPFFAAYGGVKRGKMMVVAMLASGALAGLAGAGEVLGTQHRYLDGALTSADYGWSGIMATLLASSHPIGTAVAGILLAALQTGAMGVERNTNVPLEVASVIQATLTLFVSARFGYLFLKRRKERKNNGSAV, from the coding sequence ATGAATACACTGAAACGTACACTGCTAGGACTGCTTCAGCCGGTGATTGCTGTAGTAATTGGCTTGCTGGCAGGTGCAGTTGCCATTATGCTGATTGGCGATTCCGTCATCGATACGTACCGTGAAATGTGGAACGGCGCATTTGGCAGCTTTTACTTTCTAACGAATACGCTGACGAGAGCGACACCGATTATATTGACTGGATTGGGTGTGGCGCTAGCGTTTCGCGCGGGATTTTTCAATATGGGAGCGACGGGGCAGATGGTGTTAGGCGGGCTGGCGGCAGCAATTACCGGTCTGTATATGCCGGGACCAAGCTGGCTAGTAATGATCGTGTCACTGCTGGTCGGGATGGTCGTCGGTGGACTATGGTCGCTGTTTGCGGGTTATATGGATGCGCGCTTTGGGGTGAATCTACTGATCTCGACGTTGCTGCTCAACTATATCGCATCGCTATTCGCCGGATATATGGTCTCGTTTCCACTCAAGGATCGTACGGGTTCGGCAGCAATGTCGCAGACACCGATGCTGCCTGCGGATGTATGGCTGCCGAAGCTGTTTTCTGGTATGAGTTTGCACGCGGGCTTTATTTTGGCAGTGCTGGCGGCGGTCGCTATTTATATCTTTATTCATCATTCGGTGTCTGGGTATGAGATTCGGATGCTGGGCAACAATCCATTTTTCGCAGCATATGGCGGCGTGAAGCGCGGCAAGATGATGGTGGTGGCGATGTTGGCAAGCGGTGCACTCGCTGGGCTTGCAGGCGCAGGTGAGGTGCTGGGTACACAACACCGGTATCTGGACGGGGCACTGACCTCGGCGGATTACGGCTGGAGTGGCATAATGGCGACATTGCTTGCTTCCTCGCATCCGATTGGTACAGCGGTGGCAGGCATTCTACTGGCGGCGCTGCAAACCGGAGCGATGGGCGTGGAGCGCAATACGAATGTACCGCTGGAAGTAGCGAGTGTCATCCAAGCGACCTTGACATTGTTCGTATCGGCTCGATTTGGTTACCTGTTCCTCAAGCGCAGAAAGGAGCGTAAAAACAATGGATCAGCTGTTTGA
- a CDS encoding ABC transporter permease, giving the protein MDQLFDISLFNSTLRILTPILLAALGGAICARVGLFNVGLEGLVLVGAFSAILGNHLLGNVWLAVIFAVICVMLFSLLFAYISINLKANVIVVGISLNFLAAGLTTFCLRAIFDVKGAYYDKNMQGLPKWDIPLIKDIPVLGGIVSGHSPLVYTAFLAAILMWIYLFKTVSGFRLRAAGENPVAAQSLGIPVRRIQYGAVLVSGMLCGLAGAQLSLGQVTMFTEGMTAGRGFIALVATMLGQSNPLGVVASSLLFGLMDAFSIRLQGFALPAQFTQMLPYIVTLAAMFFFKDRSYLKDAQRANGSSR; this is encoded by the coding sequence ATGGATCAGCTGTTTGATATTTCACTCTTTAACTCCACCCTGCGCATCCTGACGCCGATCCTGCTGGCAGCATTGGGCGGTGCGATCTGCGCGCGTGTCGGGCTGTTCAATGTCGGACTAGAAGGGCTGGTTCTGGTCGGCGCCTTTTCCGCGATTCTAGGCAATCATTTATTGGGCAATGTATGGCTGGCGGTGATATTCGCGGTCATTTGCGTGATGCTGTTTTCCTTATTGTTTGCGTATATTAGCATCAATCTGAAGGCGAATGTGATTGTAGTCGGGATCTCGCTGAACTTTTTGGCGGCGGGACTGACGACCTTTTGCTTGCGGGCGATCTTCGATGTCAAAGGCGCATATTATGATAAAAATATGCAGGGCTTGCCGAAATGGGACATTCCACTAATCAAGGACATTCCGGTGCTGGGTGGGATCGTTTCTGGGCATTCACCGCTAGTGTATACGGCATTTCTCGCGGCGATTCTGATGTGGATCTATCTGTTCAAAACGGTTAGCGGCTTCCGGCTGCGAGCAGCAGGTGAGAATCCGGTAGCAGCGCAAAGTCTGGGTATTCCAGTACGCCGTATTCAATATGGCGCGGTGCTGGTATCCGGTATGCTGTGCGGACTAGCAGGGGCGCAGTTGTCGCTCGGTCAGGTGACGATGTTCACCGAAGGCATGACGGCAGGACGCGGCTTTATCGCGCTGGTTGCTACCATGCTCGGACAATCTAACCCGCTTGGCGTGGTGGCGTCCAGTCTGCTGTTTGGTCTGATGGATGCGTTCAGTATTCGTTTGCAAGGCTTCGCGTTACCGGCGCAGTTTACACAGATGCTGCCGTATATCGTGACATTGGCAGCGATGTTCTTTTTCAAAGACCGCAGTTATCTCAAGGATGCGCAGCGTGCGAACGGTAGCTCACGCTAA
- a CDS encoding sulfite oxidase-like oxidoreductase, translating into MTSKKADRIKASKTPLSRNITEEQAKRLPPGQFLTETFPILHEGDVPEIDLATWRLRIFGAVNREQEFSFEQLSALPKVQITDDIHCVTRWSKFDTVWEGVRFRDLLEQLDVQPEAKYVMVHGGNDYETNVPLEDLLHDHVLLAYHYDGKPLTPKHGWPVRLVVPHLYFWKSAKWITGLEFMIEDRPGFWEQNGFHNEADPFREERFSGEALPIPEDEWTKKEYD; encoded by the coding sequence ATGACCAGCAAAAAGGCAGACCGTATCAAAGCATCAAAGACGCCGTTATCCCGTAATATTACCGAAGAACAGGCGAAAAGACTGCCACCGGGGCAGTTTCTGACCGAGACGTTTCCGATTTTGCATGAAGGCGATGTGCCGGAGATCGATCTGGCTACATGGCGGCTACGCATCTTCGGTGCGGTGAACCGCGAGCAGGAGTTTTCATTTGAGCAATTGTCCGCACTGCCCAAGGTTCAAATCACCGACGATATTCACTGCGTCACACGATGGTCGAAATTCGATACCGTCTGGGAAGGCGTACGTTTTCGCGATCTATTGGAGCAACTGGATGTGCAGCCAGAAGCCAAGTATGTAATGGTGCATGGCGGTAACGATTACGAGACGAATGTACCGCTAGAGGATTTGCTGCATGATCATGTGCTGCTGGCGTATCATTATGATGGTAAGCCGCTTACGCCGAAGCATGGGTGGCCGGTGCGTCTGGTCGTGCCACATCTGTATTTTTGGAAAAGTGCGAAATGGATTACCGGGCTGGAATTTATGATCGAAGATCGTCCGGGCTTTTGGGAGCAAAACGGTTTCCATAACGAAGCCGATCCGTTTCGCGAAGAACGTTTCTCCGGTGAGGCATTGCCGATCCCGGAAGATGAATGGACCAAAAAGGAGTATGATTGA
- a CDS encoding nucleoside phosphorylase, with protein sequence MLMPILQVNSEDIPEYAIVCGDPKRAAVIAAQLDNPRELAFSREYRSFVGTRDGVEIAVVSHGVGCPGAAVCFEELIRAGAKTLIRVGTAGSYSADHPAGSLIVSTAAVRTDGLTRQLVPDGFPAVADSDVTDALYQAARASEGVVQKGITVTLDVFFNGVEEFPHKKFKQAGALAVEMEISALYVIATLRGARAGAIVALDGYADADLAEEYDPNTNVVADAIQREIEAAIQATVQLAKQA encoded by the coding sequence ATGTTGATGCCCATTTTGCAGGTAAACAGTGAAGATATTCCCGAATACGCCATCGTCTGCGGCGATCCAAAGCGTGCTGCCGTTATCGCAGCACAGCTGGACAATCCGCGCGAGCTGGCATTCAGCCGTGAATACCGCAGCTTCGTCGGTACACGCGACGGTGTAGAGATCGCCGTCGTAAGCCACGGCGTCGGTTGCCCGGGAGCAGCAGTTTGCTTCGAGGAATTGATCCGTGCTGGAGCCAAAACATTGATCCGCGTCGGCACCGCCGGTTCCTATTCCGCCGACCATCCCGCAGGCAGCCTGATCGTTAGCACCGCTGCGGTGCGAACTGACGGATTGACCCGCCAACTCGTACCAGACGGCTTCCCCGCTGTAGCGGATAGCGATGTAACAGATGCCCTATATCAGGCGGCACGTGCAAGTGAAGGTGTCGTACAAAAAGGCATTACCGTCACATTGGACGTGTTCTTCAACGGTGTCGAAGAATTCCCGCACAAAAAGTTCAAACAAGCCGGCGCTCTCGCTGTCGAAATGGAAATCTCCGCCCTCTACGTCATCGCAACCCTGCGCGGCGCACGGGCTGGAGCAATTGTCGCACTGGACGGCTACGCCGATGCCGATCTGGCAGAGGAATACGATCCGAATACAAATGTAGTAGCCGATGCGATTCAGCGCGAAATCGAAGCTGCCATTCAGGCAACTGTGCAATTGGCGAAGCAAGCGTAA
- a CDS encoding substrate-binding domain-containing protein: MRKMLWVYAVLVIALIIYIVQYQAQDTSSTWNEQGMKGDINEKYVMITFQSGIEYWKSGLKGFEDAAEALDVSVEYQGSMRYDAREQALVVEQAIAKKPAGIAISAIDSPLLVQAVNKAVDQGIPVVMFDAEAPGSKSYSFLATDNRNAGILAADQMADRTGGSGQIAIITLGNQQNHKDRTAGFEEQIKQRHPNMKIIAVENDQGDAMMAQQQMTRILNQYPQLSGVFITEATGVSGVGAAVQQWIQSPGHMQKDKPVIISFDTNKETLDMIRSGTIDATIAQGTWNMGYWSLQYLFHLHHGLTVPAPSLSGIVSPVPVRVDTGVSVVTQDNVGDYYAK; the protein is encoded by the coding sequence ATGCGCAAAATGCTATGGGTGTATGCCGTGCTGGTCATTGCCCTGATCATTTATATCGTACAATACCAGGCACAGGATACATCCTCCACCTGGAATGAGCAGGGAATGAAGGGGGATATTAACGAAAAGTATGTGATGATCACGTTCCAATCCGGCATCGAATACTGGAAAAGCGGACTCAAGGGCTTTGAAGACGCTGCCGAAGCGCTGGATGTATCGGTGGAATACCAAGGCTCTATGCGCTACGATGCACGCGAGCAGGCGCTCGTAGTCGAGCAAGCGATTGCCAAAAAGCCTGCCGGTATTGCTATCTCGGCGATTGATTCTCCATTGCTGGTGCAAGCCGTTAATAAGGCAGTCGATCAGGGGATTCCGGTTGTCATGTTCGATGCCGAAGCACCGGGTAGCAAATCCTATTCCTTTCTCGCAACGGACAATCGGAATGCGGGCATCCTTGCCGCCGATCAAATGGCGGATCGTACGGGTGGCAGTGGACAGATTGCCATTATTACACTGGGCAACCAGCAAAATCATAAAGACCGAACGGCTGGGTTTGAAGAGCAGATCAAGCAGCGTCATCCGAATATGAAGATTATCGCGGTGGAAAATGATCAGGGTGATGCAATGATGGCACAGCAGCAGATGACCCGTATATTGAATCAATATCCGCAGTTGAGCGGTGTATTTATCACGGAAGCAACTGGTGTCAGCGGTGTAGGTGCAGCAGTGCAGCAATGGATACAGTCTCCCGGTCATATGCAAAAGGACAAGCCGGTCATTATCAGCTTTGATACGAACAAGGAAACGCTGGATATGATACGCTCCGGTACGATCGATGCAACTATCGCGCAAGGCACATGGAATATGGGCTACTGGTCGCTGCAATATTTGTTTCATTTGCATCATGGGTTGACCGTTCCAGCGCCGTCATTGAGCGGTATCGTATCGCCAGTACCCGTACGTGTTGATACCGGTGTCTCGGTCGTTACGCAGGATAATGTTGGGGATTATTATGCCAAATAA
- a CDS encoding cache domain-containing sensor histidine kinase gives MPNKPSDEHRLIRWLRQDWRQYHPENLPLHTQLITLFLLIGILPAILLGVMVNYTSDRIIERQVTDNTLQLIDKVNQTLDTYMEHMQSITYLISFDSGVVNFMNATSSTDRNNNISNNAEDNTQGNTNKYAQHGNKTANEKTNETISSQTAASTDARDLDDADDSDLSLSGTSVYQIRQFLQGFTTVYPEIAGILIVNRNGEYISNELYARNPQQSLTREAWYREAVANKGLFTIVGHPSGRNVTSHTNYLDSEVISVARALYDPHTGNMRGVVLIDLKLRVIAQAAKDVRLGKTGYLMVTDGKGQPIYSPKGPFEQSVPARLASSLTSAQQDVFTSDIQGQQLQFVYTTSDYTGWKTVGVFRFSESVAESRTIRFYVVIFLFIVCFAGLTASYGLARSISQPIHRLSALMQKAEAGDMTARYMSSRRDEVGMLGRSFNRMIIEIRNLLRLNRRQERQKREAELRSLQAHIRPHFLYNTLDTIQWMARKKGAEDISQLVDSLSKLFRIGLSGGSDIITLHEEEQHIRSYLQIQQTRYRDRLHYTLDIPESLQGVYVIKLLLQPLVENAIYHGIRARRGPGMITVRAEQQEEMLIYTVTDDGAGITEERLAELQQQLEHPLDTLGSRGPEPSGSYGLLNIQARIHLAYGTRYGLTLQRGEHGGAIVTVTQPLLRQFPPHTIRQEEDDNE, from the coding sequence ATGCCAAATAAACCATCCGACGAACATCGCTTGATACGCTGGCTGCGACAGGATTGGCGCCAATATCATCCTGAGAATTTGCCGCTGCATACTCAGCTGATTACTCTGTTTTTGCTGATTGGGATATTACCAGCTATTTTGCTGGGAGTGATGGTCAATTATACTTCTGACCGAATTATTGAGCGGCAGGTGACGGACAATACGCTGCAATTGATCGACAAGGTAAATCAGACGCTGGATACGTATATGGAGCATATGCAGAGCATTACGTATCTGATCAGCTTTGACTCTGGTGTAGTGAATTTTATGAATGCGACATCAAGTACAGATAGAAACAACAATATAAGCAACAACGCAGAAGATAACACACAAGGAAATACAAACAAATATGCACAACATGGGAACAAAACCGCCAACGAGAAGACCAATGAAACAATCAGCTCTCAAACTGCTGCTTCTACGGATGCGCGCGATCTCGATGACGCCGATGATTCAGACCTCTCGTTATCCGGCACATCCGTATATCAGATACGCCAGTTTTTGCAGGGTTTTACTACGGTATATCCAGAAATCGCTGGCATTCTGATCGTGAATCGCAATGGGGAATATATTAGCAATGAGCTATACGCGCGCAATCCGCAGCAAAGCCTGACGCGGGAAGCGTGGTATCGTGAAGCGGTAGCGAACAAAGGGCTGTTTACTATTGTTGGTCATCCATCTGGGCGTAATGTGACCAGTCATACCAACTATCTAGACAGTGAGGTCATTTCCGTCGCCCGCGCGCTTTATGATCCGCATACCGGAAATATGCGCGGGGTGGTGCTGATTGATCTCAAGCTACGTGTGATCGCTCAGGCAGCCAAGGATGTACGGCTAGGCAAAACCGGTTATCTTATGGTCACAGATGGCAAAGGGCAGCCGATCTATTCGCCGAAAGGACCATTTGAGCAATCGGTTCCCGCTCGTCTTGCATCCTCATTGACCTCTGCTCAGCAGGATGTGTTTACAAGTGACATTCAAGGGCAACAGCTGCAATTTGTGTATACCACGTCCGATTATACCGGCTGGAAAACGGTCGGCGTATTCCGGTTCAGTGAGTCGGTGGCAGAGTCGCGTACAATTCGCTTTTATGTCGTCATTTTCCTGTTTATCGTCTGCTTTGCCGGGTTAACCGCTTCGTACGGATTGGCACGCTCCATCTCGCAGCCGATCCATCGCTTGTCCGCTCTGATGCAAAAGGCAGAAGCTGGCGATATGACTGCCCGCTATATGAGCAGCCGTCGTGATGAAGTGGGTATGCTAGGGCGCAGCTTTAACCGGATGATTATCGAGATTCGCAATTTGCTGCGGCTCAATCGCAGGCAGGAGCGGCAAAAGCGTGAAGCCGAATTGCGCAGTCTACAGGCGCATATTCGTCCGCATTTTCTGTACAACACACTCGATACGATTCAATGGATGGCACGGAAAAAGGGCGCCGAGGACATTTCGCAGTTGGTCGATTCCTTGTCCAAGCTGTTTCGCATTGGATTAAGCGGCGGTAGCGACATTATTACGCTACATGAGGAAGAGCAGCATATTCGCAGTTATTTGCAAATTCAACAGACTCGTTATCGCGATCGTTTGCATTATACGCTGGATATTCCAGAATCACTGCAAGGTGTATATGTGATCAAGCTACTGCTACAGCCGCTAGTGGAAAATGCGATCTATCACGGCATTCGTGCTCGTCGCGGACCGGGCATGATCACGGTGCGTGCGGAGCAGCAGGAGGAGATGCTGATCTATACCGTGACCGATGACGGAGCAGGCATTACCGAAGAACGGCTAGCCGAATTACAGCAACAGCTAGAGCATCCGCTGGATACGCTGGGCAGTCGTGGACCAGAGCCGAGTGGCAGCTATGGATTGCTGAATATTCAGGCGCGTATCCATCTGGCGTATGGAACACGCTATGGGTTGACCTTGCAGCGCGGAGAGCATGGGGGAGCGATTGTTACCGTCACTCAGCCGCTGTTGCGTCAATTTCCGCCACATACGATTCGTCAGGAGGAGGATGACAATGAGTGA
- a CDS encoding response regulator transcription factor has protein sequence MSEQLQVMIADDEYIIREGIRESVDWKALGMVVIAEAEDGEEALELALQEEIHILLVDMNMPFMDGITLIRRIREHQPDCRFVIITGHDEFSYAQEAIRLGVKDYILKPVDPVHLRRVLEQIATELNGDWQQEQYLKQATDQIRRNIPLLREQFCLDWLQGRLLDSEVQHQLEFLDLPTQLPAALLLVRWSGHAEGRPPLQEYDRQLLLFAIGNIAAELLHDIPLVACRDASGMIILCLWQLPQQNIGERIIAAVRDYIGLHIQLHIQPVGHVDESDLSLNALAPAYRFARQMMEGQLQLSPLVRRARSYIAEHYADPQLTLEVLADQLQVSSAYLSRTMKRELGYSFIHLLVQVRIQRATQLLAESEGTILEVAEQVGYESQHYFSTAFKKVTGVSPNRYRREKVPH, from the coding sequence ATGAGTGAACAATTACAGGTCATGATTGCCGACGATGAATATATTATTCGTGAGGGGATTCGGGAGTCGGTGGATTGGAAAGCGCTTGGTATGGTCGTCATCGCCGAGGCGGAGGACGGGGAGGAAGCGTTAGAGCTGGCTTTGCAGGAAGAAATTCATATTTTACTGGTCGATATGAATATGCCGTTTATGGACGGGATTACGCTGATTCGTCGGATTCGCGAGCATCAGCCAGATTGCCGATTTGTGATTATTACGGGGCATGATGAATTTAGCTATGCGCAGGAAGCGATTCGGCTTGGCGTCAAAGATTATATTCTCAAGCCAGTGGACCCGGTGCATCTGCGCCGTGTGCTGGAGCAGATTGCGACCGAGCTGAATGGCGATTGGCAGCAGGAGCAATATTTGAAACAGGCGACTGACCAGATTCGGCGCAATATTCCGCTGCTGCGCGAGCAATTTTGTCTCGATTGGCTACAAGGACGTTTGCTAGATTCGGAGGTGCAGCACCAGCTGGAATTTCTGGATTTGCCGACGCAGCTGCCTGCTGCACTGCTGTTGGTACGCTGGTCAGGTCATGCAGAAGGGCGACCACCCTTGCAGGAATATGACCGTCAACTGCTGCTGTTTGCGATTGGCAATATTGCTGCTGAACTATTACACGATATTCCGCTGGTTGCCTGCCGTGATGCTTCCGGTATGATCATTCTCTGTCTGTGGCAGCTGCCGCAGCAGAATATCGGTGAGCGTATCATCGCTGCGGTGCGTGATTATATCGGGCTGCATATTCAGCTGCATATCCAACCTGTCGGTCATGTGGACGAATCCGATTTGTCGCTGAATGCGCTGGCACCTGCCTATCGGTTTGCGAGACAGATGATGGAGGGGCAGCTTCAGCTGTCACCGCTGGTACGGCGAGCACGCAGTTATATTGCCGAGCATTATGCCGATCCACAGCTTACGCTAGAGGTACTAGCAGATCAGTTGCAGGTATCGTCGGCATATTTGAGCCGCACGATGAAGCGCGAGCTGGGATATTCCTTTATCCATCTACTAGTACAGGTGCGCATTCAACGTGCAACGCAATTGCTGGCGGAGAGTGAAGGTACTATTTTGGAGGTGGCGGAGCAGGTGGGGTATGAATCGCAGCATTATTTCAGTACTGCTTTTAAAAAGGTGACAGGTGTATCGCCCAATCGCTATCGCCGTGAGAAGGTTCCGCATTGA